A single Malaclemys terrapin pileata isolate rMalTer1 chromosome 3, rMalTer1.hap1, whole genome shotgun sequence DNA region contains:
- the LOC128834960 gene encoding cytochrome c oxidase subunit 7A2, mitochondrial — MLRNLLALRQISQRTISTASRRQIANRVPEKQKLFQEDNGMPVHLKGGLSDGVLYMITMGLTVFGTCYAVYELFVAAMPKKMK, encoded by the exons ATGCTGCGGAACCTGCTG GCTCTTCGGCAAATTTCCCAGAGGACCATAAGCACTGCTTCACGCAGACAAATTGCAAACAGAGTTCCAGAGAAGCAGAAGCTTTTTCAG GAGGATAATGGAATGCCAGTGCATCTTAAGGGTGGACTATCAGATGGTGTGCTGTATATGATCACCATGGGTCTAACTGTTTTTG GAACATGCTATGCTGTTTATGAGCTGTTTGTAGCTGCAATGCCCAAGAAAATGAAATGA